The bacterium region TCGGCTTCCGGAGCCACGAGTGTGACCACCTCGCCAGCGATTCCCGCGAGATCGCAGGTGGAGCGTTCAACCGCGCGACCATCCTGGCGGCCAAGCCGGGCCATGGTGGCCACGAGCCCGCGAATGCGCTCGAGTTCGGAACACGCCAGGCGATGATAGTCGCCCCAGAATTCCGTATCCGGCTCGTCTCGCTTGGCGGGCGCCAGGCTCAGGAAGGTGTGAATCGAAGTGAGGGGGTTGTTGATCTCGTGGGCGAGCCCGGCCGAGAGTGTGCCAAGCGTGCCCAGACGATCGGCGCGCAGCACCTGCTGGCGCGTGGAACGGAGATCCTCGACCAATCGCGCATTCTGGATGGCGATCCCGGCCTGCGCCGCCACATCCTCCAGGAGCCTGCGATCCCGATCTTCGAACGGCGCGCCTCCTCGGCGATTGTCCACGGCAAGGGCACCGAGCAGCTCGTCCTTGCCTAACAGCGGAACCACGAGCAGATCCCCGGCGATTTCCGTGATCCATTCGCGGACCTCCGTCGTGAAATTGAGGGCTTCGCCCACGCCCAGGAAGCAGGCTTCACCCTCCGCCAGGGAATCCACGAAGCCCGGGGCATTCTCGCGGGTGATGGCGTGGGTTTCCAGGAACTCGCTGCTGTGTGCACCCATCGGCCCGGAACGCTCGAATCGGAGCCGCTCCTTCAGGGGATCGAAGCTCAGCAGCGATGCACCGTCGTACTTCAGCGTCTCGGTGAGCGACGTGATCAGTAGATCCTCGAGCCGATCCAGCGAGAGCTCGCGGTTGATCGTCTTCGCCACCTCTCCGATCGTATGCAGCTCTCGCACGAGCGCTTCGCGATCTCGGCTGAGGACGTAGTGCTCGACGCCACGCTTCAACGAGACCTTCATCTCATCCGGCTGCCACGGCTTCGCGATGTAGCGATAGATGGAGCCATCGTTGATGGCGTGGGCCAGGGTATCTGCCGAACCGTAGGCGGTGACGAGCATGCGGACGGTATCCGGTGCGATCTCGCTCACGCGGCCAAGGAAATCGACCCCACTCATACCGGGCATCTTGTGATCGGAGAGCACTACGGCGAAACGCTCCGCCATCAGCTTCTCGAGGCCTTCCTCGCCACTGGTTGCCGTGACGACGCGAAACTCACGCCGGAACGTCAGCTCGAAGACACGCAGATTCTCCGGCTCGTCATCGACGTAGAGGAGCGGGTAGGCGCGGTAACCGATCTTGGCCTCAACCGGAGCCGGCATCATCTCCGCCCCCAGGAGCGACCGGCAAGACGACGCGCACCTGCGTGCCTTCACCGGGTTCGGAGGTCAGTTCGATCCGCCCGCCGTGGCCGACGACGATCCGCTGGCACATGGCCAGGCCCAGGCCGCTGCCCTGGCCCGCACCCTTGGTGGTGAAGAACGGCTCGAACAGACGCGCTTGCACGTCCGCCTCGATTCCCGGCCCCGAATCTTCCACGCACACCTCCAACTCTCCCCCCGCAGCCATTCGCGCGCGGACGGAAATGGTCCCATCTCCTCCTTCGAACGCCTCAACGGCATTCTTGAGGAGGTTGAGGAACACCTGGTTCAGCCCGCCGGTATCGCCAGGAACGCTCATCAGGCCCTCCTCGATCTCCAACGTGGCCTCGACGCCCGTCTCCCGGAGCCGATGACCCAGGAGTTGAAGCGTCGAGCGTAGGGATGCACCCACATCCACGAGGCCCCGTTCCCCCTGCCCGGGGGAGGCGAAGGTCTGTAGATCGGAAACCAGGTGGGCGGTGCGGTCGAGGCCTTCCGTGACGATCTGGATCAGCTCGGCCAGCTCTCCGGCCATCTCATCGAGGCCCAGCTCCTGCTTCTTGCGCTGCAGCTGGACCAGTTGGGTGCCTAGCGTGGCTGGATCGTTGGCATTCAGCTCCCCGAGCCATGCGGCGAGGCCCTGGAGATCGTCCACATACGTGCGGAGCGCCGCGAGCGAGTTGCGGGCGAAGTTCAGCGGGTTGTTCACCTCGTGGGCGACCCCGGCCGAAAGCTCGCCCACTGCGGCGAGGCGTTCGGCTTGCACCAGATGCACCTCCGCTTCCTTCAGCTCCTCCAGTGTTTCTGCCAGCTCCACGTTGGTGCCGAAGAGGGCCACGTTGCGCTCGGCCAGCTCTTGCTGGAGGGTGCGAATGCGAACGAGGGAGCGGGTGCGCGCTAGAAGCTCCCGGGGATGGAAGGGCTTCGTCACGTAATCGTCGGCGCCCAGCTCCAGGCCCTCGATCTTCATCTCGCGCTCGGCCTTCGAGGTGACGAGCACCACGGGAATCCCGTTCAGGACGTCGTCTTCCTTGATGGCACGACACAGCTCGGTGCCGGACATCTCGGGCATCATCACATCCGTCAGAACGAGAGCGGGCGCCCGCTCTCGAACGGCCTCCAACGCCTCGCGTCCATTTCGCGTGGGGCGGACCCGGAACTCGCGACCCACCAGGAACGCCAGGAGCCGCCGCATCTCCGAATTGTCTTCGGCGATGACGACCTCCGGTGTGCCCTCCGGATGCTCGGGGAGCTCCCCCAACCACTCGTCGCCGTGCCGGGTGGCCTCCCAACGGCTGACCGTATGCTCCACCGCGGCGAAGCGGCCCTCGCCACTCTCCTCCAGATCCATCGATT contains the following coding sequences:
- a CDS encoding response regulator; amino-acid sequence: MMPAPVEAKIGYRAYPLLYVDDEPENLRVFELTFRREFRVVTATSGEEGLEKLMAERFAVVLSDHKMPGMSGVDFLGRVSEIAPDTVRMLVTAYGSADTLAHAINDGSIYRYIAKPWQPDEMKVSLKRGVEHYVLSRDREALVRELHTIGEVAKTINRELSLDRLEDLLITSLTETLKYDGASLLSFDPLKERLRFERSGPMGAHSSEFLETHAITRENAPGFVDSLAEGEACFLGVGEALNFTTEVREWITEIAGDLLVVPLLGKDELLGALAVDNRRGGAPFEDRDRRLLEDVAAQAGIAIQNARLVEDLRSTRQQVLRADRLGTLGTLSAGLAHEINNPLTSIHTFLSLAPAKRDEPDTEFWGDYHRLACSELERIRGLVATMARLGRQDGRAVERSTCDLAGIAGEVVTLVAPEADRREVSLVVNADPTTPKLTAVREQLHQLMLNLTLNAVHASPDGSSVKIRIGPGGPGGDPEGATLEVSDMGDGIADEDLERIFDPFFTTKGPDNGTGLGLMICHRIIAEHNGVIEVTSRPGEGACFRVRLPNRTA